The following DNA comes from Curtobacterium sp. 9128.
GCGCTCCGCCTCGGCGCCGCGGCGACCGATGACGATGCCAGGACGCGCCGTGTGGATGTCCACGCGGACACGGTCACGGGTGCGCTCGAGCTCGATGCGGGCGACGCCGGCACGGTCGAGGGTCTTCTTCAGGTACTGACGCACCTTGATGTCCTCGGCGACGTAGTCGGCGTAGCGCTGACCCGGCTTCGTGCTGTCGGTGAACCAGTGCGAGACGTGGTCCGTCGTGATCCCGAGGCGGAAGCCGTACGGGTTGACCTTCTGGCCCATTACTTGCTCGCCTTCTTGCTCGTCGCGGCAGCAGCCTCGGCCTCGTCAGGGGTCGCGAGGACCACCGTGATGTGGCTGGTGCGCTTGTTGATCCGGAAGGCCCGGCCCTGAGCACGCGGCTGGAACCGCTTGAGGGTCGTGCCTTCGTCGACGAAGACGCGGCTCACGTAGAGGTCGCGCTCGTCGAGGAAGCTGTTCGTCGAGTCCGCCTTGACACGTGCGTTGGCGATCGCCGAGGCGACCAGCTTGTACACGGGCTCCGAAGCGCCCTGGGGGGCGAACTTCAGGATGGCGAGCGCCTCGTGGGCCTGCTTGCCGCGGATCAGCTCGATGACGCGACGGGCCTTCTGAGGCGTGACGCGGATGTGTCGCACGCGTGCGATCGACTCCACCATTTCGTTCCTCCTCTGCGTCGCCGCCTTAGCGGCGACGGCCCTTCTTGTCGTCCTTCACGTGACCGCGGAAGGTACGGGTCGGCGCGAACTCGCCGAGCTTGTGACCGACCATCGATTCGGTGACGAACACCGGGATGTGCTTGCGTCCGTCGTGCACCGCGATGGTGTGCCCGAGCATGTTCGGGACGATCATCGAGCGGCGCGACCACGTCCGGATCACGTTCTTCGTGTTGGCCTCGTTCTGCGTGACGACCTTGCGAAGCAGGTGCTCGTCGACGAAGGGGCCCTTCTTCAGACTGCGTGGCATCTTCTGAACTCCTACTTGCGCTTCTTGCCGGCGTTACGGCGACGGACGATGAGCTTGTCGCTCGGCTTGTTCGGCTTGCGCGTGCGACCCTCGGCCTGGCCCCAGGGGCTGACCGGGTGACGACCACCGGACGTCTTGCCCTCACCACCACCGTGCGGGTGGTCGATCGGGTTCATCGCGACACCACGCACGGTCGGGCGGACGCCCTTCCAGCGCATGCGGCCGGCCTTGCCCCAGTTGATGTTCGACTGCTCGGCGTTGCCGACCTCGCCGATGGTGGCGCGGCAGCGGGCGTCGACGTTGCGGACCTCGCCCGACGGCAGACGGAGCTGCGCGTAGGGGCCGTCCTTGGCGACGAGACGCACCGAGGCGCCGGCCGAACGCGCGAGCTTGGCGCCGCCACCGGGGCGGAGCTCGATCGCGTGGATGACCGTACCCACGGGGATGTTGCGCAGCGGCAGGTTGTTGCCGGGCTTGATGTCAGCACCGGGGCCCTGCTCGACGACGTCGCCCTGCTTGAGCTTGTTCGGCGCGAGGATGTAGCGCTTGGTGCCGTCCACGAAGTGCAGGAGCGCGATGCGCGCCGTGCGGTTCGGGTCGTACTCGATGTGCGCGACCTTGGCGTCGACGCCGTCCTTGTCGTGACGACGGAAGTCGATCACGCGGTACTGGCGCTTGTGGCCACCACCGATGTGACGGGTCGTGATGCGGCCCGAGCTGTTCCGGCCACCGGTCTTCGGCAGCGGACGAAGCAGGGACTTCTCCGGCGTCGAACGGGTGATCTCGGCGAAGTCGGCGACCGACGAGCCGCGACGACCCGGGGTCGTCGGCTTGTAGTTACGAATAGCCATGATGTTTTCCCTCTGGTCCTCAGCCGACAGCCGTGAAGATGTCGATCGAACCGGACTTGAGCGTCACGATGGCGCGCTTGGTGTCCTTGCGCTTGCCGATGCCGAAACGCGTGCGACGGGTCTTGCCAGGACGGTTCAGCGTGTTGATGCCGGCGACCTTGACGTCGAAGATCTTCTCGATGGCGAGCTTGATCTCGGTCTTGTTCGCGCGGGGGTCCACGAGGAACGTGTACTTGCCCTGGTCGATGAGGCCGTAGCTCTTCTCCGACACGACGGGCGCGATGATGATGTCGCGCGGGTCCTTGTTGAAGCCGCTCATGCGGAGATCTCCTTCGCGGTCTTCGACGCGATGAAGGCGTCGAGGGCGCTCTTGCTGAAGACGATGGCGTCCGAGACGAGGACGTCGTATGCGTTCAGCTGGCCGTACGAGAGCGCGTGGACGTTCGGCAGGTTGCGGATCGACTTGAGCGTGAGCTCGTCGTCCGACTCGAGCACGACGAGCACGTTCTTGACGGGCGCGACCTTCTCGAGGAGCGTGCGGGCGGTCTTGGTCGACGGCACCTCGGCCGCGACGAAGCCCTCCACAGCGGAGATACGGCCACCGCGGGCACGGTCCGAGAGCGAGCCGAGCAGCGCAGCGGCGATCATCTTCTTCGGGGTGCGCTGCGAGTAGTCGCGCGGGGTCGGTCCGTGGACGACGCCACCGCCGGTGTGCTCGGGAGCACGCACCGAACCCTGACGGGCGCGGCCGGTGCCCTTCTGCTTGAACGGCTTGCGACCAGCACCGCGGACCTCGCCGCGGTTCTTGGTCTTGTGGGTGCCCTGACGCGACGCGGCGCGCTGCGCGGTGACGACCTGGTGGATCAGCGGGACGTTGGTCTCGACGTCGAAGAGCTCGGCGGGGAGCTCGACGGAGCCGGACTTGACGCCAGAGACGTCGAGGACGTCGATCGTGGTTGCAGTCGTGGTGGCCATGATCACTTACCCTTCACGGCGGTGCGGACGAAGACGGAGCGACCGCGAGCACCGGGGACGGCGCCCTTGACGAGCAGCAGACCCTTCTCGGCGTCGACGGCGTGCACCGTGAGGTTGAGGACGGTCACGCGCTCTCCACCCATGCGACCGGCCATGCGCATGCCCTTGAAGACACGCGACGGGGTCGAGGAAGCACCGATCGAGCCGGGCTTGCGGTGGTTGCGGTGGGCACCGTGCGATGCGGAGACGCCGGCGAAGCCGTGGCGCTTCATGACACCCGCGAAGCCCTTGCCCTTGCTCGTGCCGACGACGTCGACCTTCGCGCCGGCTTCGAACGTGGCGTCGACGGTGAGCTCCTGGCCCAGCGTGTACTCGCCCGCGTCCGACGTGCGGATCTCGGTGAGGGTGCGGCGCGGGGTGACCCCGGCGGCCTCGAAGTGGCCAGCGGCCGGCTTGTTCACCTTGCGGGGGTCGATCTGGCCAGCGGCGATCTGGATCGCCTCGTAGCCGTCGCGCTCCACGTTGCGGATCTGGGTGACCACGTTCGGGCCGACCTCGATCACGGTGACGGGGATGAACTTGTTGTTCTCGTCCCACACCTGGGTCATCCCGAGCTTCTTGCCGAGGAGGCCCTTGACGGTCTTGGTTGTGTTCGCCATCAGTTCAGCCCCCTTACAGCTTGATCTCGATGTTGACGTCGGCCGGGAGGTCGAGACGCATGAGCGAGTCGACGGCCTTCGGCGTCGGGTCGACGATGTCGATGACCCGCTTGTGCGTGCGCTTCTCGAAGTGCTCGCGCGAGTCCTTGTACTTGTGGGGAGAACGGATCACTGCGATCACGTTCTTCTCGGTGGGGAGCGGCACCGGGCCGACCACGGTCGCACCGGCACGGGTCACCGTGTCGACGATCTTCCGGGCCGACGTGTCGATGACCTCGTGGTCGTACGACTTGAGCCGGATGCGGATCTTCTGTCCCGCCATGTGTTCTCTGTCCTCTCTGCGCCGCGCACCCTCGGGCCGCCTGACGCCGCCGGGTTCCGCCCTGTGCGGACCTGGCTGTTTGCGTGAATCACCGGACGCATCCGCTGGGGATGACCGCTGTTCTCCTGTCAACCGCGCGGACGGTCATGCCGTGTTGCACACGACGGCCCGCGTGGACGTATCGCCACCCCTGCTGAAGGACACGGGTGTCCGTCACGTTGTGGGGCTTCGATGTGTTCTGCTGCCTGCGGCCCAACCCAGCCCTGCTGGACAGGGGGGTTGTGCACTGCCAGTGCAGTGATCCTTCGGGGCGCGAACGCCCCGGGAATTTCGGAACCGGACAAGTCTCCCATAGCCCGGGGTTCCGTGCAACCCGGGCGTGTCGCGTTTCCCCGGGCGTGTCGAGACCAGCGTACTTCCCCGGTCTGCCGCGGATCCACCGGCCTGGAGGCCCGGCTCGCGTCCGCCCCGCAGCGCACGTCCCGAGACGCATCGGACGACCCCGCCGACATGCGTCGCGCCCCCTCCCGGACATCGCGCCCCGGTGTGGCGGGGTGCGGTGTTCGTGAGGGGGCGCGATGGGCAGCCGGGGTGCTCGGGTCAGTCCTCGTCGGGGACGACCGGCGGCACGAACCACGGCGGGAAGACCGCGACGCGCGGGACGTGCCCGCCGTGCTCGGACAGGATGTCCTTCACGGCGTGGCGTGCACGGTCGTTCGGCACGCCGATGACCGCGACCGACGAGAACGGCACGCTCGGCCCGGCGAGGACCTCCACGCCGTGCATCTCCGGGTCGGTGAGGTCCGTGCGGCGCAGCAGGTTCGCGGCTGCCTCCGGACCGACGGCGAACCGGACGTCCTCGGCGTCGGCGTCCGTGTCCGCCAGGATCACCGATGCACCGAAGGCGGCGGTGGGGACGACGAGCACGACGTAGTCGACGCCACGGGCGTGCCGGGCGGCGTCGGACCAGCGCTCGGTGTCGTGCGCCCCGCGTCGGACCTCGTCCCAGCGCGCGCCGTCGGGCGAGAGCGAGAACGGGACGTGGCTGGCGACGCTCGACCCGTCGGGAGCGGTCGCCGCCGCGCGGGCCGCGCGGGCAGCAGGGGCGCTGATGTCGTAGGACGGTGTGACCGCGTCGGACGCGAGGATCGCCCCGTCCGCGACGATCCCGTCGAAGTTGTCGATGTGGGTCACGTGGTGTGCGCGCAGGGCGCCGAAGACCCGGGCGGCCGGCATGTCCGGCTCAGCGGTGCGCAGCGCGGTCGCCTTCGCGCGGGCGGGCGAACCGCCGGGGG
Coding sequences within:
- the rplV gene encoding 50S ribosomal protein L22, which produces MVESIARVRHIRVTPQKARRVIELIRGKQAHEALAILKFAPQGASEPVYKLVASAIANARVKADSTNSFLDERDLYVSRVFVDEGTTLKRFQPRAQGRAFRINKRTSHITVVLATPDEAEAAAATSKKASK
- the rpsS gene encoding 30S ribosomal protein S19 — translated: MPRSLKKGPFVDEHLLRKVVTQNEANTKNVIRTWSRRSMIVPNMLGHTIAVHDGRKHIPVFVTESMVGHKLGEFAPTRTFRGHVKDDKKGRRR
- the rplB gene encoding 50S ribosomal protein L2 gives rise to the protein MAIRNYKPTTPGRRGSSVADFAEITRSTPEKSLLRPLPKTGGRNSSGRITTRHIGGGHKRQYRVIDFRRHDKDGVDAKVAHIEYDPNRTARIALLHFVDGTKRYILAPNKLKQGDVVEQGPGADIKPGNNLPLRNIPVGTVIHAIELRPGGGAKLARSAGASVRLVAKDGPYAQLRLPSGEVRNVDARCRATIGEVGNAEQSNINWGKAGRMRWKGVRPTVRGVAMNPIDHPHGGGEGKTSGGRHPVSPWGQAEGRTRKPNKPSDKLIVRRRNAGKKRK
- the rplW gene encoding 50S ribosomal protein L23 — protein: MSGFNKDPRDIIIAPVVSEKSYGLIDQGKYTFLVDPRANKTEIKLAIEKIFDVKVAGINTLNRPGKTRRTRFGIGKRKDTKRAIVTLKSGSIDIFTAVG
- the rplD gene encoding 50S ribosomal protein L4 — translated: MATTTATTIDVLDVSGVKSGSVELPAELFDVETNVPLIHQVVTAQRAASRQGTHKTKNRGEVRGAGRKPFKQKGTGRARQGSVRAPEHTGGGVVHGPTPRDYSQRTPKKMIAAALLGSLSDRARGGRISAVEGFVAAEVPSTKTARTLLEKVAPVKNVLVVLESDDELTLKSIRNLPNVHALSYGQLNAYDVLVSDAIVFSKSALDAFIASKTAKEISA
- the rplC gene encoding 50S ribosomal protein L3, which encodes MANTTKTVKGLLGKKLGMTQVWDENNKFIPVTVIEVGPNVVTQIRNVERDGYEAIQIAAGQIDPRKVNKPAAGHFEAAGVTPRRTLTEIRTSDAGEYTLGQELTVDATFEAGAKVDVVGTSKGKGFAGVMKRHGFAGVSASHGAHRNHRKPGSIGASSTPSRVFKGMRMAGRMGGERVTVLNLTVHAVDAEKGLLLVKGAVPGARGRSVFVRTAVKGK
- the rpsJ gene encoding 30S ribosomal protein S10 codes for the protein MAGQKIRIRLKSYDHEVIDTSARKIVDTVTRAGATVVGPVPLPTEKNVIAVIRSPHKYKDSREHFEKRTHKRVIDIVDPTPKAVDSLMRLDLPADVNIEIKL
- a CDS encoding DarT ssDNA thymidine ADP-ribosyltransferase family protein, translating into MTDECIHGFPTELCDICAPRQREVPDVPKAPAPRRTRVSTSLRSTPGGSPARAKATALRTAEPDMPAARVFGALRAHHVTHIDNFDGIVADGAILASDAVTPSYDISAPAARAARAAATAPDGSSVASHVPFSLSPDGARWDEVRRGAHDTERWSDAARHARGVDYVVLVVPTAAFGASVILADTDADAEDVRFAVGPEAAANLLRRTDLTDPEMHGVEVLAGPSVPFSSVAVIGVPNDRARHAVKDILSEHGGHVPRVAVFPPWFVPPVVPDED